In Ctenopharyngodon idella isolate HZGC_01 chromosome 20, HZGC01, whole genome shotgun sequence, the following proteins share a genomic window:
- the ptgs2b gene encoding prostaglandin G/H synthase 2, with translation MNSLILFILLHLGFMVCQGANPCCSQPCQNRGVCTEMSSGSYECDCTRTGFYGQNCTTPEFLTWLKVSLKPSPNTVHYILTHFKSLWNIINNVSFLRNGIMRYVLTSRAHLIDSPPIFNADYGYKSWEAYSNLSYYTRTLPPVPQDCPTPMGVAGKKELPDVKLLAEKLLLRRKFIPDPQRTSLMFAFFAQHFTHQFFKTDMKKGPAFTRALNHGVDLGHIYGQDLERQHKLRLFKDGKLRYKIVDGEVYPPTVSEVQVDMHYPPHIPESRRFAVGHEAFGLVPGLMMYATIWLREHNRVCDILKQEHPDWDDERLFQTSRLILIGETIKIVIEDYVQHLSGYHFKLKFDPELLFNERFQYQNRISSEFNTLYHWHPLMPNEFHIQDEVYDYKQFLFNTSILTDHGVNSLVESFTKQIAGRVAGGRNVAPAVLKVAMKSIEDSRQMRYQSINAYRKRFNMKPYKSFEELTGEKEMAAELEEMYGDVDAVELYTGLLVEKPRVNAIFGETMVEMGAPYSLKGLMGNPICSPEYWKPSTFGGKVGFEIINTASLQKLVCNNVKGPCPMASFYVPNVKVSGPTTINASTSHSDQNVSPTVLLKERTSEL, from the exons ATGAATAGTTTGatattatttattcttttgCACCTGGGGTTCATGGTTTGCCAAGGAG CCAACCCCTGTTGCTCTCAGCCATGTCAGAATCGCGGCGTCTGTACTGAAATGAGCTCCGGCTCGTATGAATGTGACTGTACACGCACTGGATTTTACGGTCAAAACTGCACAACAC CCGAGTTTCTCACATGGCTTAAAGTTTCTCTGAAGCCTTCTCCAAACACGGTGCATTACATTCTCACACACTTCAAAAGCTTGTGGAATATTATCAACAACGTGTCGTTTTTGAGAAATGGCATAATGCGATACGTGCTAACAT CACGGGCCCATCTGATTGACAGCCCCCCTATATTCAATGCTGACTATGGTTACAAAAGCTGGGAAGCATATTCCAATCTCTCCTACTACACTCGTACACTGCCTCCTGTCCCGCAAGATTGCCCAACACCAATGGGAGTCGCAG GTAAGAAAGAGCTGCCGGATGTGAAGCTGCTGGCTGAGAAACTGCTTCTCAGGAGGAAGTTCATCCCAGACCCTCAACGCACCAGTCTTATGTTCGCTTTCTTTGCCCAACATTTTACACACCAGTTCTTCAAAACTGACATGAAGAAAGGTCCAGCTTTCACGAGAGCCCTGAATCATGGG GTTGACTTGGGTCACATATATGGACAGGACCTTGAACGCCAACACAAGCTGAGACTTTTCAAGGACGGCAAACTGAGATATAAG ATTGTGGATGGTGAGGTTTATCCTCCGACAGTCAGTGAGGTTCAAGTAGACATGCACTACCCTCCTCATATACCTGAGTCCCGTCGTTTTGCTGTGGGTCACGAGGCCTTTGGACTGGTTCCTGGACTCATGATGTATGCCACCATCTGGCTGCGTGAACACAACCGAGTGTGTGATATACTAAAGCAGGAGCATCCTGACTGGGATGATGAGAGGCTGTTTCAGACCTCACGGCTCATCCTTATTG GTGAGACAATCAAAATCGTGATTGAAGATTATGTCCAGCACCTTAGTGGATACCATTTTAAGCTCAAGTTTGATCCTGAACTTCTCTTCAATGAGCGTTTCCAGTACCAGAACAGGATCTCCTCTGAGTTCAACACCCTTTACCACTGGCACCCCCTTATGCCTAATGAATTTCACATCCAGGATGAAGTCTACGATTACAAGCAGTTTCTCTTTAACACATCTATACTGACAGACCATGGCGTCAACAGCTTGGTTGAGTCCTTCACCAAACAGATAGCTGGAAGG GTGGCTGGAGGGCGTAATGTTGCACCGGCTGTATTAAAGGTGGCCATGAAGTCAATTGAAGACAGCAGGCAAATGCGCTACCAATCTATCAACGCCTACAGGAAACGCTTTAACATGAAGCCATACAAATCCTTTGAAGAATTGACAG gAGAAAAGGAAATGGCTGCTGAACTTGAAGAGATGTATGGAGATGTGGACGCTGTGGAGCTCTACACTGGTCTGCTGGTTGAGAAGCCCAGGGTCAATGCCATCTTTGGGGAGACCATGGTGGAGATGGGTGCCCCCTACTCCCTCAAAGGACTTATGGGAAATCCCATCTGTTCCCCTGAGTACTGGAAACCAAGCACATTTGGTGGCAAAGTGGGGTTTGAAATTATCAACACTGCCTCTCTGCAGAAATTGGTTTGCAATAATGTCAAAGGGCCCTGCCCTATGGCGTCCTTCTATGTGCCTAATGTAAAAGTTTCGGGACCAACCACTATTAATGCAAGTACTTCCCATTCGGATCAAAACGTCAGCCCAACAGTTTTACTGAAAGAAAGGACATCTGAGCTCTAA